Proteins co-encoded in one Bacteroidales bacterium genomic window:
- a CDS encoding glycosyltransferase, which translates to MARTAVCIVNYNNGGTTIQCLNNILVQSYRDYNIVIVDNASTDNSITEIESYCYSKSLSVSVKNGNDCLQTFPDDIPTIIIIKSEKNGGYAFGVNIGIRFVHGHVGYENILVLNNDVYLTAGFIEEITNRFNHYQKKYHTTSIALGACEISPSGKFRHKGFHYLNLLSGLVFSFPIFPSLKYIVGSAIFIDSKAPLMDESFFLYYEDIHYQKILKHNKYRIYNCPNANYIHELGGSTKKDPEMYKIIYTSLKHFYKLNYPYLLPVVLLFRFIMNIVLCRWKIAKYILMPK; encoded by the coding sequence ATGGCCAGAACTGCTGTATGCATCGTAAATTATAATAATGGAGGAACAACCATTCAATGCCTGAACAACATACTAGTGCAGTCATATCGGGATTATAATATTGTTATCGTTGATAATGCATCCACTGACAATTCAATTACCGAAATTGAATCTTATTGTTATTCGAAGAGCTTATCTGTATCAGTTAAAAACGGTAATGATTGTTTACAAACATTTCCGGATGATATTCCGACGATAATTATTATTAAGTCAGAAAAAAATGGTGGCTATGCATTTGGCGTTAACATAGGTATAAGATTTGTTCATGGACATGTGGGGTATGAGAATATTTTGGTTCTCAATAATGATGTTTATTTAACTGCAGGTTTTATTGAGGAAATAACAAACAGGTTTAATCACTATCAAAAAAAATATCATACAACTTCAATAGCTTTGGGTGCCTGTGAAATATCCCCGTCAGGAAAATTCAGGCACAAAGGCTTCCATTATTTGAATCTTCTTTCTGGCCTTGTTTTTTCTTTTCCAATATTTCCGTCCTTAAAGTACATTGTAGGCTCGGCAATTTTCATAGATTCTAAAGCCCCATTGATGGATGAATCTTTTTTCCTTTATTATGAAGATATTCATTACCAAAAGATTTTGAAGCATAATAAATACAGGATTTATAACTGCCCAAATGCAAATTATATTCATGAGCTTGGAGGAAGCACAAAGAAAGACCCTGAGATGTACAAGATTATTTATACAAGCCTGAAACATTTCTATAAACTTAACTACCCTTATTTATTGCCGGTCGTCTTATTATTTCGTTTCATTATGAATATTGTACTTTGCAGATGGAAAATTGCAAAATATATTCTTATGCCTAAATGA